From a single Sphaeramia orbicularis chromosome 4, fSphaOr1.1, whole genome shotgun sequence genomic region:
- the cluap1 gene encoding clusterin-associated protein 1 homolog isoform X2, with protein sequence MSFRDLRNFTEMMRALGYPRLISMENFRTPNFTLVAEILIWLVKRYEPHMDIPTDVDTESDRIFFTKAVAQFMATKAHIKLNTKRLYQADGYAVKEMLKITSVLYSAMKTKQMALGDRGEEDNNKFKFDLGSRISDLKAARQLASEVTSKGASLYDLLGKEVELREMRTAAIARPLEINETEKALRAAIKEVLESVEKTKEMLSNVVSDETSLDAKIEKKKQELERNRKRLQTLQSVRPAFMDEYEKIEEDLQKQYQTYVEKFKNLCFLESQLEEYHRLEQERFEEAENTMRMMQHKLREEERDLMRSSLKEEDSDMDVPDDEGSDSDMEESRPSKPRPTRNGVMAGRGARFIGNMQGGDSDEPSLAVSRRSGSHAKKQRRGKTDDSEIDVDEDDEEDEEGEEDEEESKDLEDDSLEGPMSRAARPSKGGLRPPLLEESDNDF encoded by the exons ATGTCTTTCAGAGATTTACGAA ATTTCACAGAAATGATGAGGGCCTTGGGCTATCCTCGGTTAATATCAATGGAAAACTTCAGAACGCCAAACTTCACTCTAGTGGCTGAAATCCTGATTTGGCTTGTAAAGCG ATATGAACCTCACATGGATATTCCAACAGATGTGGATACAGAGTCAGACAGAATATTCTTCACTAAGGCTGTGGCTCAGTTCATG GCTACAAAGGCTCACATCAAACTGAACACTAAGCGTCTCTATCAGGCTGATGGATATGCAGTAAAAGAGATGCTGAAGATCACCTCAGTGTTGTACAGTGCTATGAAGACAAAACAGATGGCCCTGGGAGACAGAGGCGAAGAAGACAATAACAAGTTTAAGTTTGACCTCGGGTCCCGG ATTTCAGATCTCAAAGCAGCTCGGCAGCTGGCATCGGAAGTCACATCTAAAGGAGCATCTTTATACGACTTACTGGGGAAGGAAGTGGAACTAAGG GAAATGCGAACTGCAGCCATTGCTAGACCTCTGGAAATCAATGAGACTGAAAAGGCCCTGAGGGCTGCCATCAAAGAGGTTTTG GAAAGTgtggagaaaaccaaagaaatgcTGAGTAACGTTGTCTCTGATGAGACCAGTCTGGATGCAAAGATAGAAAAAAAGAAGCAGGAGCTGGAGAGGAATCGAAAGAGGCTACAGACTCTTCAGAGTGTCAG GCCAGCATTTATGGATGAATATGAAAAAATTGAGGAAGATCTTCAGAAGCAGTATCAGACCTATGTGGAGAAGTTCAAGAATCTCTGCTTCTTGGAGTCTCAGCTGGAGGAATACCATCGACTTGAACAGGAGCGATTTGAG GAAGCTGAAAACACAATGAGAATGATGCAGCACAAactgagggaggaggagagagacctCATGAGGAGTTCCT TAAAAGAGGAGGATTCTGATATGGATGTTCCAGATGATGAGGGTTCAGACAGCGACATGGAGGAGAGTCGTCCCTCTAAGCCACGCCCCACCCGAAATGGTGTCATGGCAG GAAGAGGAGCAAGATTCATTGGAAACATGCAAGGTGGTGACAGTGATGAG CCCTCTTTAGCTGTTTCCAGAAGGTCAGGTTCTCATGCCAAGAAACAACGGAGAGGAAAG ACTGACGACAGTGAGATCGACgtggatgaagatgatgaagaagatgaagagggcgaggaggacgaagaggagagCAAAGACTTAGAGGACGATAGTTTGGAGGGGCCCATGTCCAGGGCAGCTCGTCCCTCCAAGGGCGGCCTGAGACCCCCTCTGCTGGAGGAGAGTGACAATGACTTCTGA
- the cluap1 gene encoding clusterin-associated protein 1 homolog isoform X1 produces MSFRDLRNFTEMMRALGYPRLISMENFRTPNFTLVAEILIWLVKRYEPHMDIPTDVDTESDRIFFTKAVAQFMATKAHIKLNTKRLYQADGYAVKEMLKITSVLYSAMKTKQMALGDRGEEDNNKFKFDLGSRISDLKAARQLASEVTSKGASLYDLLGKEVELREMRTAAIARPLEINETEKALRAAIKEVLESVEKTKEMLSNVVSDETSLDAKIEKKKQELERNRKRLQTLQSVRPAFMDEYEKIEEDLQKQYQTYVEKFKNLCFLESQLEEYHRLEQERFEEAENTMRMMQHKLREEERDLMRSSLKEEDSDMDVPDDEGSDSDMEESRPSKPRPTRNGVMAGRGARFIGNMQGGDSDEPSLAVSRRSGSHAKKQRRGKVCAGPRSNEHFNSLCVKRRNPSSHSLTLTTISLHCSYQFTDDKNDLSILYLHTSHKFPSILLIYNNSQACFSNTGCCVISNIDAHGFHVCRNG; encoded by the exons ATGTCTTTCAGAGATTTACGAA ATTTCACAGAAATGATGAGGGCCTTGGGCTATCCTCGGTTAATATCAATGGAAAACTTCAGAACGCCAAACTTCACTCTAGTGGCTGAAATCCTGATTTGGCTTGTAAAGCG ATATGAACCTCACATGGATATTCCAACAGATGTGGATACAGAGTCAGACAGAATATTCTTCACTAAGGCTGTGGCTCAGTTCATG GCTACAAAGGCTCACATCAAACTGAACACTAAGCGTCTCTATCAGGCTGATGGATATGCAGTAAAAGAGATGCTGAAGATCACCTCAGTGTTGTACAGTGCTATGAAGACAAAACAGATGGCCCTGGGAGACAGAGGCGAAGAAGACAATAACAAGTTTAAGTTTGACCTCGGGTCCCGG ATTTCAGATCTCAAAGCAGCTCGGCAGCTGGCATCGGAAGTCACATCTAAAGGAGCATCTTTATACGACTTACTGGGGAAGGAAGTGGAACTAAGG GAAATGCGAACTGCAGCCATTGCTAGACCTCTGGAAATCAATGAGACTGAAAAGGCCCTGAGGGCTGCCATCAAAGAGGTTTTG GAAAGTgtggagaaaaccaaagaaatgcTGAGTAACGTTGTCTCTGATGAGACCAGTCTGGATGCAAAGATAGAAAAAAAGAAGCAGGAGCTGGAGAGGAATCGAAAGAGGCTACAGACTCTTCAGAGTGTCAG GCCAGCATTTATGGATGAATATGAAAAAATTGAGGAAGATCTTCAGAAGCAGTATCAGACCTATGTGGAGAAGTTCAAGAATCTCTGCTTCTTGGAGTCTCAGCTGGAGGAATACCATCGACTTGAACAGGAGCGATTTGAG GAAGCTGAAAACACAATGAGAATGATGCAGCACAAactgagggaggaggagagagacctCATGAGGAGTTCCT TAAAAGAGGAGGATTCTGATATGGATGTTCCAGATGATGAGGGTTCAGACAGCGACATGGAGGAGAGTCGTCCCTCTAAGCCACGCCCCACCCGAAATGGTGTCATGGCAG GAAGAGGAGCAAGATTCATTGGAAACATGCAAGGTGGTGACAGTGATGAG CCCTCTTTAGCTGTTTCCAGAAGGTCAGGTTCTCATGCCAAGAAACAACGGAGAGGAAAGGTTTGTGCAGGACCAAGGTCTAATGAACACTTTAATTCTCTGTGTGTTAAAAGGAGAAATCCATCCTCACATTCTCTGACACTGACAACGATTAGCCTGCATTGCTCATACCAATTCACAGATGACAAAAATGACTTAAGCATACTTTATCTACATACAAGCCATAAATTTCCCTCAATCCTACTAATCTATAACAACTCCCAGGCCTGTTTTTCAAATACAGGCTGTTGTGTAATTTCTAACATTGATGCACATGGTTTTCATGTTTGTAGAAATGGTTAG
- the ccdc124 gene encoding coiled-coil domain-containing protein 124, whose protein sequence is MPKKFQGENSKAATARARKAEAKAVADARKKQEEEDALWQETDKHVLKKEQRKDDKEKRRLEALERKKENQRLLDEESSKIKGKSSKETGHGGKVTRAQIEEALQNEQQQEPAKEKSHLETPLEENVNRIIPDEGTVEARTIEDAIAALSTGPEDLDRHPERRMKAAFAAYEEENMPRLKKENPNMRLSQLKQLLKKEWMKSPENPLNQRFATYNSK, encoded by the exons ATGCCAAAGAAGTTCCAGGGTGAGAACTCCAAGGCAGCCACTGCCCGAGCCCGCAAGGCTGAGGCCAAGGCAGTGGCAGATGCCCGtaagaaacaggaggaggaggatgctcTGTGGCAGGAAACGGACAAACATGTACTCAAAAAAGAGCAGAGGAAG GATGATAAAGAAAAGCGGAGATTGGAAGCCTTGGAGAGGAAAAAGGAAAACCAGCGACTTTTGGACGAGGAGAGCtccaaaataaaaggaaaatctTCAAAGGAAACAGGACATGGAGGAAAAGTGACTCGAGCCCAGATTGAGGAGGCACTTCAGAACGAGCAACAGCAGGAGCCAGCAAAAG AAAAGAGCCACCTGGAGACTCCACTGGAGGAGAATGTCAACAGAATTATCCCAGATGAGGGAACTGTGGAAGCCAGAACAATAGAAGATGCCATTGCTGCACTCag CACTGGACCAGAAGACTTGGACCGACACCCGGAGCGGAGGATGAAAGCAGCATTTGCTGCTTATGAGGAAGAGAACATGCCTCGTCTAAAAAAGGAGAACCCCAACATGAGGTTGTCCCAGCTAAAACAACTGCTAAAGAAGGAGTGGATGAAGTCACCAGAGAACCCCTTAAACCAGCGCTTTGCCACCTACAATTCAAAGTGA
- the cluap1 gene encoding clusterin-associated protein 1 homolog isoform X3, whose product MSFRDLRNFTEMMRALGYPRLISMENFRTPNFTLVAEILIWLVKRYEPHMDIPTDVDTESDRIFFTKAVAQFMATKAHIKLNTKRLYQADGYAVKEMLKITSVLYSAMKTKQMALGDRGEEDNNKFKFDLGSRISDLKAARQLASEVTSKGASLYDLLGKEVELREMRTAAIARPLEINETEKALRAAIKEVLESVEKTKEMLSNVVSDETSLDAKIEKKKQELERNRKRLQTLQSVRPAFMDEYEKIEEDLQKQYQTYVEKFKNLCFLESQLEEYHRLEQERFEEAENTMRMMQHKLREEERDLMRSSLKEEDSDMDVPDDEGSDSDMEESRPSKPRPTRNGVMAGRGARFIGNMQGGDSDETDDSEIDVDEDDEEDEEGEEDEEESKDLEDDSLEGPMSRAARPSKGGLRPPLLEESDNDF is encoded by the exons ATGTCTTTCAGAGATTTACGAA ATTTCACAGAAATGATGAGGGCCTTGGGCTATCCTCGGTTAATATCAATGGAAAACTTCAGAACGCCAAACTTCACTCTAGTGGCTGAAATCCTGATTTGGCTTGTAAAGCG ATATGAACCTCACATGGATATTCCAACAGATGTGGATACAGAGTCAGACAGAATATTCTTCACTAAGGCTGTGGCTCAGTTCATG GCTACAAAGGCTCACATCAAACTGAACACTAAGCGTCTCTATCAGGCTGATGGATATGCAGTAAAAGAGATGCTGAAGATCACCTCAGTGTTGTACAGTGCTATGAAGACAAAACAGATGGCCCTGGGAGACAGAGGCGAAGAAGACAATAACAAGTTTAAGTTTGACCTCGGGTCCCGG ATTTCAGATCTCAAAGCAGCTCGGCAGCTGGCATCGGAAGTCACATCTAAAGGAGCATCTTTATACGACTTACTGGGGAAGGAAGTGGAACTAAGG GAAATGCGAACTGCAGCCATTGCTAGACCTCTGGAAATCAATGAGACTGAAAAGGCCCTGAGGGCTGCCATCAAAGAGGTTTTG GAAAGTgtggagaaaaccaaagaaatgcTGAGTAACGTTGTCTCTGATGAGACCAGTCTGGATGCAAAGATAGAAAAAAAGAAGCAGGAGCTGGAGAGGAATCGAAAGAGGCTACAGACTCTTCAGAGTGTCAG GCCAGCATTTATGGATGAATATGAAAAAATTGAGGAAGATCTTCAGAAGCAGTATCAGACCTATGTGGAGAAGTTCAAGAATCTCTGCTTCTTGGAGTCTCAGCTGGAGGAATACCATCGACTTGAACAGGAGCGATTTGAG GAAGCTGAAAACACAATGAGAATGATGCAGCACAAactgagggaggaggagagagacctCATGAGGAGTTCCT TAAAAGAGGAGGATTCTGATATGGATGTTCCAGATGATGAGGGTTCAGACAGCGACATGGAGGAGAGTCGTCCCTCTAAGCCACGCCCCACCCGAAATGGTGTCATGGCAG GAAGAGGAGCAAGATTCATTGGAAACATGCAAGGTGGTGACAGTGATGAG ACTGACGACAGTGAGATCGACgtggatgaagatgatgaagaagatgaagagggcgaggaggacgaagaggagagCAAAGACTTAGAGGACGATAGTTTGGAGGGGCCCATGTCCAGGGCAGCTCGTCCCTCCAAGGGCGGCCTGAGACCCCCTCTGCTGGAGGAGAGTGACAATGACTTCTGA
- the kcnn1b gene encoding small conductance calcium-activated potassium channel protein 1b, whose amino-acid sequence MRLILVKPTNATRRLDSTGEVCHEVDNEHCTSGGPSAPTKSTEGVRDQYSGTSAEVSPSPQETTLCCVSSTPHGRSNGVTPPRVSAQMSPLKTGNLTFSQLNDQDWLLLCGQINTHLSGSLSKHTPPPSDITDTSDIGNGDAVRPLSSLGTIRSSLADLYSSQQPLQLLEDAFSKVIQEDSSKANSENMTRGEEGNTPPKKTKDISYRLGQRRALFGKRKQLSDYALVCGMFGIIVMVIETELSRGFYTKESICSYVLKGLISFSTLILLVLIVMYHAREIQLFMVDNGADDWRIAMTLERILCIAFELLICAIHPIPGQYVFTWTARLAFSYTASIADADVDIILSVPMFLRLYLIGRVMLLHSKLFTDASSRSIGALNKINFDTRFVMKTLMTICPGTVLLVFSVSCWIIAAWTVRVCERYHDAQEVTSTFLGAMWLVSITFLSIGYGDMVPHTYCGKGVCLLTGIMGAGCTALVVAVVARKSELTRAEKHVHNFMMDTQLYKKIKNTAANVLRETWLIYKNTKLVKKIDRSRVRHHQRKFLQAIHQLRTVKMEQRKLTDQANTVADLAKTQNMMYDLVLELQHRSEDLDQRIAALEEKLDSILLTVQSLPVVLSQAITKLQKDFLDDLACRVHFLSSSLSSECCSVPARQLCASSTTPETPHS is encoded by the exons ATGAGGTTGATTCTGGTTAAACCCACCAATGCAACGCGCCGTCTGGACTCAACAGGTGAAGTCTGCCATGAGGTTGACAATGAGCACTGTACATCAGGAGGGCCATCGGCTCCCACGAAAAGCACCGAGGGTGTTCGGGATCAATACTCAGGCACCTCCGCTGAAGTGTCTCCATCCCCACAGGAGACGACTCTGTGCTGTGTTTCATCTACACCCCACGGACGTTCTAATGGAGTCACTCCTCCAAGAGTGTCCGCTCAGATGTCACCTCTGAAAACTGGCAACTTAACATTTTCGCAGCTGAATGATCAAGACTGGCTACTGCTTTGTGGCCAG ATAAACACTCACCTCAGCGGATCCCTCTCTAAACACACTCCTCCACCCTCTGACATCACAGACACCAGTGACATAGGTAATGGTGATGCCGTGCGACCTCTGAGCAGCCTTGGTACCATCAGGTCCAGCCTTGCAGATCTTTACTCAAGCCAGCAGCCCCTTCAGCTTCTGGAGGATGCCTTCTCCAAAGTTATCCAAGAAGATTCCAGTAAGGCCAACAGTGAAAACATGACAAGAGGAGAGGAAGGGAACACGCCACCCAAGAAGACCAAAGACATAAGTTACAGACTGGGCCAGCGGAGAGCTCTTTTTGGGAAGCGCAAACAGTTGAGCGACTACGCATTGGTCTGTGGGATGTTTGGCATTATTGTCATGGTGATTGAAACAGAGCTGTCAAGGGGATTTTATACTAAG GAATCCATATGTTCTTATGTTCTGAAAGGCCTGATCAGCTTTTCTACTCTCATTCTTCTTGTTCTCATTGTGATGTACCATGCAAGGGAAATCCAG cTCTTCATGGTAGACAACGGGGCAGATGATTGGAGGATTGCCATGACTTTGGAGCGGATTCTCTGTATTGCGTTTGAGCTCCTCATCTGTGCCATCCATCCCATCCCAGGCCAGTACGTCTTCACCTGGACCGCTCGACTGGCCTTCAGTTACACAGCGTCCATTGCAGACGCTGACGTTGACATCATCCTCTCTGTGCCAATGTTCCTGCGCTTGTACCTGATTGGACGGGTGATGTTGCTTCACAGTAAATTGTTCACAGATGCCTCCTCCCGCAGCATCGGGGCGCTCAACAAGATCAACTTTGACACACGTTTTGTTATGAAGACTCTGATGACCATCTGCCCTGGAACGGTCCTGCTGGTCTTCAGTGTGTCCTGCTGGATCATTGCAGCCTGGACTGTGCGTGTTTGTGAGAG GTACCATGATGCGCAAGAGGTGACCAGTACTTTCCTTGGAGCAATGTGGTTGGTCTCAATCACTTTCCTGTCCATCGGCTATGGTGACATGGTCCCTCACACCTACTGTGGAAAAGGGGTTTGCCTGTTGACAGGAATTATG GGAGCTGGATGCACTGCTCTGGTTGTGGCTGTTGTTGCAAGAAAGTCAGAACTCACCAGAGCTGAGAAGCACGTCCATAATTTTATGATGGACACTCAGCTCTACAAAAAG ATAAAAAACACAGCAGCCAACGTGTTGAGAGAAACTTGGCTCATCTATAAAAACACCAAGCTGGTCAAAAAAATAGATCGCTCCAGAGTACGCCATCATCAGCGTAAATTCCTGCAAGCCATCCACCA GCTTCGAACTGTCAAAATGGAGCAAAGGAAACTAACTGACCAGGCAAATACAGTTGCTGATCTTGCCAAG ACTCAGAACATGATGTATGACCTGGTGTTGGAGCTGCAGCATCGAAGCGAGGACCTGGACCAGAGGATCGCGGCTCTCGAGGAGAAACTGGACTCCATCCTCCTGACAGTGCAGTCCCTGCCAGTTGTGCTCTCTCAAGCTATAACAAAGCTACAAAAGGATTTCCTGGACGACTTGGCCTGCCGGGTCCACTTCCTGTCATCATCCCTAAGCTCTGAGTGCTGTTCAGTCCCTGCCAGACAGCTCTGTGCCAGCTCCACCACACCAGAGACACCACACAGTTGA
- the uhrf1 gene encoding E3 ubiquitin-protein ligase UHRF1 encodes MWIQVRTMDGKETHRVDSLSKLTKVDELRLKIMELFKVEPERQRLFYRGKQMEDGHTIFDYNVGLNDIVQLLVRQALPSGEVVKNKDKEAELSDSDSGCGSTQSESDKSSTHGEVESQAAGTSAQANAPELINPGFGLYKINELVDARDLNMGAWFEAQIVNVTKTTKTPKEEAAEAQPAEEEEILYHVKYEDYPENGEIPLLAKDVRPRARTVYQWHQLEPGMVVMVNYNPDDPKERGYWYDAEIQKKRETRTLREVYAKIILGDAGDSLNDCRIMFHTEIYKIEEPGSLNDAPAGSESPLKRSNGPECKHCKDDPKKNCRWCNCHICGIKQDPDKQLLCDECDMAYHTYCLNPPLTTIPEDEDWYCPGCRNDTSEVVRAGEKLKESKKKAKMASASSSSQRDWGKGMACVGRTKQCTIVPSNHYGPIPGIPVGSLWKFRVQVSESGVHRPHVAGIHGRSNDGAYSLVLAGGYEDDVDDGNEFTYTGSGGRDLSGNKRTAEQSCDQTLTHMNRALALNCNVPVNDKNGAESKNWKEGKPVRVVRSCKGRKHSKYSPEEGNRYDGIYKIVKYWPEKGKSGFLVWRYLLKRDDDEPAPWSRDGKERIKKLGLTIQYPAGYQKEKENKNEVEEEGTPNKAKRKRKSQGTESTKTSPGKTPKKIKVEVYKLTSEQKTLIKNDKANKKLWDEAMESLSLGPKFLNKVEEVFLCICCQEVVFQPITTECQHNVCRECLQRSFKAEVYTCPACRHDLGKNYSMTVNKSLQDILNQFFPGYSNGR; translated from the exons ATGTGGATTCAAGTGCGCACAATGGATGGGAAGGAAACCCACCGGGTGGATTCCCTGTCCAAACTCACCAAGGTGGACGAGCTGCGTCTCAAAATCATGGAGCTTTTCAAGGTGGAGCCAGAGAGGCAGAGACTGTTCTACCGAGGCAAACAG atgGAGGATGGCCACACCATATTTGATTACAACGTGGGTCTCAATGACATAGTGCAGCTGCTAGTCAGGCAAGCGTTGCCTTCAGGTGAAGTTGTTAAAAACAAGGATAAAGAAGCGGAGCTCTCTGACTCTGATTCTGGCTGTGGCTCAACCCAGAGCGAGTCTGACAAGAGCTCAACTCACGGCGAAGTGGAGAGTCAGGCTGCTGGCACCTCAGCCCAAGCCAATGCCCCAGAGCTCATCAACCCAGGGTTTGGACTCTACAAG ATCAATGAACTGGTGGATGCAAGAGACTTGAACATGGGAGCTTGGTTTGAGGCCCAGATCGTGAACGTTACTAAGACAACAAAGACGCCTAAGGAGGAGGCCGCGGAGGCACAGCCGGCAGAGGAAGAGGAGATACTGTACCACGTAAAATACGAAGA CTACCCAGAAAATGGGGAGATTCCGTTGCTGGCCAAGGATGTCCGTCCCCGGGCCCGCACAGTGTATCAGTGGCACCAGCTGGAGCCTGGTATGGTGGTTATGGTCAACTACAATCCAGATGACCCAAAGGAACGTGGCTACTGGTATGATGCTGAAATCCAGAAAAAGAGGGAGACGCGCACCCTTCGAGAGGTCTACGCCAAGATTATCCTTGG CGATGCTGGGGACTCTCTGAATGACTGCCGCATCATGTTCCACACTGAAATCTACAAAATTGAGGAACCTGGTTCTCTGAATGATGCGCCCGCTGGAAGTGAGAGCCCACTCAAAA GGTCAAATGGACCTGAGTGCAAACACTGCAAGGACGACCCTAAGAAAAACTGTCGATGGTGTAACTGCCATATCTGTGGCATCAAGCAGGATCCTGACAAACAACTGCTATGCGATGAGTGTGACATGGCCTACCACACCTACTGCCTGAACCCTCCACTTACCACCATTCCCGAAGATGAAGACTG GTATTGTCCAGGTTGCCGTAATGACACCAGTGAGGTCGTGCGTGCTGGAGAGAAGCTGAAGGAGAGCAAGAAGAAGGCTAAGATGGCTTCTGCCAGCTCCTCCAGCCAGAGGGACTGGGGAAAG GGAATGGCCTGTGTTGGTCGAACCAAGCAGTGCACAATTGTCCCATCCAACCACTATGGCCCAATTCCTGGCATTCCTGTGGGCTCCTTGTGGAAGTTCAGAGTGCAG gtCAGCGAGTCTGGTGTTCACAGGCCACATGTAGCTGGCATTCATGGCCGGAGCAACGATGGCGCCTACTCTCTGGTCCTGGCAGGAGGCTATGAAGATGATgtg GATGATGGTAATGAGTTCACTTACACTGGTTCTGGAGGGCGAGATTTGTCTGGAAACAAGAGGACAGCTGAACAATCCTGTGATCAGACACTTACTCACATGAATAG GGCGCTGGCTCTCAACTGCAACGTTCCAGTTAATGACAAAAATGGAGCGGAATCAAAGAACTGGAAGGAAGGCAAACCGGTCAGAGTTGTGCGCAGCTGTAAGGGCCGTAAGCACAGTAAATATTCCCCTGAAGAAGGAAACCGATATGATGGTATATACAAG ATTGTCAAGTACTGGCCGGAGAAAGGCAAATCTGGCTTCCTTGTTTGGCGGTATTTGCTGAAGCGTGATGACGATGAACCGGCACCATGGTCAAGAGATGGCAAGGAACGCATCAAGAAGCTTGGCCTGACAATACAG TATCCTGCAGGCTaccagaaagaaaaagagaacaaaaaTGAAGTGGAGGAAGAAGGGACGCCAAACAAAGCAAAGAGGAAGAGGAAATCTCAGGGCACTG aatcCACCAAGACCTCACCAGGCAAGACGCCGAAGAAAATAAAAGTAGAGGTGTACAAGCTTACTTCGGAGCAGAAGACCCTCATCAAGAATGATAAGGCAAACAAGAAACTGTGGGATGAAGCCATGGAATCACTGTCACTTGGACCG AAATTCTTGAACAAAGTTGAAGAAGTTTTCCTCTGCATTTGCTGCCAAGAAGTGGTCTTCCAGCCCATCACCACAGAGTGTCAACACAACGTGTGCAGG GAATGTCTTCAGCGATCCTTTAAAGCAGAAGTCTACACTTGCCCGGCCTGCAGGCATGACCTGGGCAAAAACTACTCCATGACCGTCAACAAATCCCTGCAAGATATTCTAAATCAGTTTTTCCCAGGCTACAGCAATGGGCGATGA